The following DNA comes from Candidatus Binataceae bacterium.
CTGCTCCAATTGCGATCCATCTGAGTTTGGCCCAGATCCCGGCGGCAATGCCAGCGCGCTAGTTGATAGACCCCTAAATTCGCTTAGGATCGATGAATCAGCGAGAGGAACTGCAATGATGAAAGTTCGCGCAGTTAATCACATCGCTGCAAGGATCAGCAACGTTGCTCTTGCAAAGGAATGCTAGGGAAAGCTGTCCGGCGCGAACCTGGCTTCCGCTGATCAATCCGGAATGTACACTTCGCGATAACGGCGTTAGTCACTTCAGCGGTGGAATATGTAATCCGGGAATGTTTCCAATTAGCCCAAAGGCTTGAAGGACCCATACGAGCATCACAATAAAGACAACGATATTGAGCAGGCTTTTGATTGCTGCCGCCATTGGGATGTAGGTGTTGATCAGCCACATCACGAGTCCGACGATCACAAGAATGACAACGATGTTCAGCAGGGTCATATTCAGCCCATCGCTCTTCACGCCCCAGGAACTTCGCGATCGTGCGCATGGCCAATTGCCCGAAGCAGATCCTTGCTCAGCTTGGCGCAGTTCAAGATGACTTTCTCTGAATGAACAGCTTCGACGGCGCTGAGCGGAACGGTGAAGTCGCCCGCGTTTTCTACGTACACCAATATCTCAGAACGGCCGCCCGGCTTGACCTCGCGGACCGCTCCGAATTCCTGGGCGCCATCAGCGAGAAAAGTTTGAAATCCAACCGCGATTTTTTCGTCCACCTCGCTTCTCCTTTAAGCCTGCACCGGCCTGCTTTAAGACTTTCATCCCCGCACAGCCGCCGCAAATGAGAAGAAGCTGCGAAATCCGCCTCGCTACCCGAGCGACTTGACGTCGAGATCGCTGTTCCGCGCCTCGGTCAGGTACGGAAACCGCGCGACCGTCGCGCGAACATTCTTGATCTTGCCGCCGTAGTCGCCCCACTGCACGACGACTTCAGTGCCGATCTTCGATGCGTCGATATCGATGCAGCCCATCGAGATCACTTCACGGAAGTAATAGCTATAAGTCGTTCCCGACGAGATCCCCGCCTCACCACCATCCCTCAGGACGTGATCGGCATGCGCCTGCGGCCAGACGTTCGGCGCATACGGCAAATCGAGCGGCTTATACGCGTCGCCGGGCCTGAGCAGCGAAGCGTAGATATCGAGCACATCCTCGGGATTCCATCGCAGCGTGACTACGGTTCGCTTCGGCTTTGCGACTTCGGCCTCGAGCGCGGCGCGCCCGATAAAGTCGTGGTCGAACTTACACATCTGATGCCATCCGACTTCGACAGGCGTGCGAAATCGCGCGCGCAGATTCGCCGGATCAACGCTGCCCGAGACCTTGAAGAACTGGCCGATAAACGATCTGGCTATTTCATCGGGCATGCCCGGCACGGGAATAAAGGTCCAGGTTTCCTGGGGGAATCCTCCTTCGACATGATTTACGAGATAGGTTCCCCAGCCCAGCCGCTCGATGCCGAATTCCTGGCCGGCGCGATAAACGGCATCGTATATCCTGGGTCCTTCCTCCATCGGACCATGCAGTTCATACGCGAGGTTGCCGCTCATGCCGATGCGTGCGACCTCGACTCGCGTGCCGTCGATCTGACTATTCCGAAATCGTAGGAAGCGGAGCTCTCTCAGGCTCTCGCCCGTAGCCTTCTCCAGCGTCTTGAGCGACGTCGGACCCGCAATCTGGAACAGGTAATCGCTGCGGCGGCGCGCTTCAACCTTGTAAGAACTCGCCTCGAGTTTTTGGAGCGGCCAAGGGGTTCCTGCGAACACTTCGAACTCGCCTTCCCCTTTTCGTTCCGTGATCGCGTGATTGGCAATCAGGCCATCTTCGTTGCACATGACCGCATGCTTCATGCTCCCAATGGGAAACTTCCTGAAGCTGTTGATGCAGATGCTTTCGAGGAATTTCTCAGCGTCGGGTCCCTTGAAGGAAAGTGGACCGGTATTGGACAGGCCGGCATGGATGTAACAACCCTTCTTCCATGACATGCTCTCGGCTTGCCACCCGTTGAAGGTCCACGCGCGAACCGGTGGAACACCAGCAGCATCGATCGCATGGTAGAGAACATGATCCTTGTAAAAAGGCGTCGCTAAAGGAGCTGCGAAAGTTGAATCTGACATAGTCAATTCCCTGCCAAGCTAGCTGATTCGAATCACCAACTGTCAATGAATGGATATTTCTTTGTCTTACGACGGGAGGGCGCTGGCGTCGATCGCAGTATCGAGGTGATCCAGCGCCGCGTATCTGCCGGATCGATCACGTCGTCAAGGAAGAAGTGAGACGCATTGTTGAGCGCTTTGCCACCGCGATACATCTTGGCCACCATCTCGTCGAACAGCTTCTTGCGTTCGACAGGATCGGCGATCGCCGCGAGTTCCTTGCGATAGCCAAGCTTGGCGGCCCCTTCCAAAGCCATCGGGCCGAACTCTCCCGTCGGCCACGAAACCATCGCGGCCGGGACGTCGGGCGATCCGCCCTGCATCGCGTTAGCGCCGAGGCCGTACGACTTGCGAAGTACAATAGTCAGAAAGGGCACTTGTGCATTGGCGCCCGCCAGGAACATCCGCGATGAGTGGCGCACGAGCGCGGTCTTTTCTATTTCCGGCCCAACCATGATTCCGGGCGTGTCAGCCAAATAAACAAGCGGGATGTCAAATGCGTCGCAGAGCATGATAAACCGGGCGGCCTTGTCAGCGCCGTCGCTGTCGATTGCTCCCGCCAGATGCATAGGATTGTTGGCGACGATACCAATCGCACGTCCTTCAATTCTGACCAATGCTGTGATCGTGGTGCGCCCGAAGTGCGGCCGCAATTCGAGCACGGAATCGGTGTCCGCCAAAGTGCCGATCACACTTCGAAGATCGTAACCGCGAAGCCGGTTTTCCGGAATTATACTTCTTAGCAAGCGCTGATCGGCGCATTCATAAGAATCGAGCGAGCCCTGAAAATAGGACAGATATTTCCGCGTGACGCTGACCGCTTCAACTTCGTCGGTAACTTCGATGTCGACGACACCGCTCGGCACCTGAACATCGATCGGACCGACCTGCTCGGGACGGAAGATGCCAAGTCCGCCACTTTCGATCATCGCCGGACCGCCCATGCCGATATTCGAATTGCGGCACGCGATTACCACGTCGCAGCATCCGAGCATCGACGCATTGCCGGCGAAGCATCGCCCCGAGACGATCCCGATCAGGGGCACAAGCGCGCTGAGCTTGGGGAAATCGTGAAACGTGCGCGTGTTGAAATGACCGTCGGTGTCGCCGGGACGACCACCGCCGCCCTCGGCGAACAGCACAACGGGAAGTCCGAAATCGCGCGCGAAC
Coding sequences within:
- a CDS encoding Thivi_2564 family membrane protein produces the protein MTLLNIVVILVIVGLVMWLINTYIPMAAAIKSLLNIVVFIVMLVWVLQAFGLIGNIPGLHIPPLK